The proteins below come from a single Gimesia alba genomic window:
- the cpaB gene encoding Flp pilus assembly protein CpaB: MKSLTPAKVSLLMFGVFGILIAAYIGKRLLAGKEEAPPVATRNIPMAISELEPGTLVTEEHLGLGPIAIKNLKPEMMTSNRVIVGRIVKERIPAATPISTGQLYPAGETPPIQVEPGMRAISVPLESSVDLVDGLIKPGEYVDVHMTPTGMNNDRRLNGGMTLTLFKGVRVIAINRSYTQNSSSRRGTNVTLELTPEQANIMILARDRGEITMSYTPEGKGNGGVAISNADKATLYEILGLKTPEKPKEEEPPKPFVVEGYYGSSRSVNQFDKNGVRIGDYNNFNRGGSRAFNSGGYLNPNWGRGGGYDSDSGSISAPVRPTPGAPGSAGPSAQRGPQSNPNVQSFPDRQQGPVASSYSQNRPAGR; this comes from the coding sequence GTGAAAAGTCTGACCCCTGCAAAAGTATCACTGTTGATGTTTGGCGTCTTCGGCATACTGATTGCAGCATATATCGGAAAAAGATTATTGGCGGGAAAAGAAGAAGCTCCGCCGGTTGCAACACGAAACATTCCCATGGCAATTAGTGAACTGGAACCAGGCACACTGGTAACCGAAGAGCACCTGGGACTGGGTCCGATTGCGATCAAAAATTTGAAACCGGAAATGATGACATCAAATCGTGTCATTGTCGGCCGAATCGTGAAAGAACGCATTCCGGCTGCCACTCCCATTTCAACCGGTCAACTCTATCCAGCAGGTGAAACGCCGCCGATTCAGGTTGAACCAGGAATGCGAGCCATTTCAGTCCCGCTTGAATCATCGGTTGACCTCGTTGATGGATTGATTAAACCGGGTGAGTATGTCGACGTTCACATGACCCCCACGGGCATGAACAACGACAGACGCTTGAATGGCGGGATGACGTTAACCTTATTCAAAGGTGTTCGCGTCATCGCAATCAATCGCAGCTACACACAAAACAGCAGTTCCCGACGAGGTACGAATGTGACACTCGAATTAACTCCGGAACAGGCCAATATTATGATTCTTGCCCGTGATCGTGGTGAGATCACCATGAGCTACACGCCTGAAGGGAAAGGGAATGGCGGCGTCGCGATCAGTAATGCCGACAAAGCAACTTTATATGAAATCCTGGGATTAAAGACACCGGAAAAGCCAAAAGAAGAAGAACCTCCCAAACCGTTTGTCGTAGAAGGTTATTACGGTTCGAGTCGCAGTGTGAATCAGTTCGACAAAAATGGTGTGCGGATTGGCGACTACAATAATTTTAATCGTGGCGGCAGCCGTGCCTTTAATTCCGGCGGATATCTCAATCCGAACTGGGGACGTGGCGGCGGTTATGACAGCGACAGTGGTTCCATCAGTGCTCCTGTTCGCCCGACACCGGGTGCCCCCGGAAGTGCAGGACCGTCTGCACAGCGAGGTCCACAGAGTAACCCGAACGTCCAGAGTTTTCCTGATCGACAGCAAGGGCCCGTCGCAAGTTCCTATTCACAAAATCGGCCTGCAGGGCGGTAA
- a CDS encoding TadE/TadG family type IV pilus assembly protein, giving the protein MNVKRIQKNQKRTERKGFLSMELALVLPIFGIVLFALFEFTLLFYARADVVEASRIGARLATLPGVTQENVEQEVKKILPPQLGQGAVVQADMGEKPGDIVMVAVSIPMTFASPNLLWPIGYDIKGQNLYSETRMIKE; this is encoded by the coding sequence GTGAATGTAAAACGAATTCAGAAAAACCAGAAACGAACAGAACGCAAGGGCTTCCTGAGCATGGAACTGGCCCTGGTTTTACCGATTTTCGGTATTGTCCTGTTCGCCCTTTTTGAGTTTACGCTCTTGTTTTACGCACGCGCTGATGTTGTCGAAGCCAGTCGGATTGGTGCTCGTCTGGCAACATTGCCGGGTGTGACCCAGGAAAATGTGGAACAGGAAGTAAAGAAAATTCTGCCTCCCCAATTGGGACAAGGGGCCGTTGTTCAAGCTGACATGGGAGAAAAGCCGGGAGACATCGTCATGGTGGCTGTCAGCATTCCCATGACATTCGCTTCCCCCAATCTGCTTTGGCCGATTGGCTATGACATTAAAGGACAAAATTTGTATTCAGAAACCAGGATGATTAAAGAGTAA
- a CDS encoding A24 family peptidase, translating to MDFPLTQLSLYIMAISVGIFTVIAAITDYKARKIYNVLTVPFFVLGIIYQAVFNGWEGLMYGGLGFLAGFGSFFLIWMAGSGAAGDVKMMGALSVWLGFKATLAVMIVGTLFVLIGSFVILFWSVIRRGARKTKETYLATGKTLKGKKKKYKAETMEQKQKRGLMPFALPVVLATWSVTTWMVIKSIVLQ from the coding sequence ATGGATTTTCCGCTCACACAGCTCTCACTTTACATCATGGCGATTAGCGTCGGAATCTTTACCGTCATCGCCGCCATTACGGATTACAAAGCCAGAAAAATCTATAACGTCCTGACTGTTCCTTTCTTTGTCTTAGGGATTATTTATCAGGCCGTTTTCAATGGCTGGGAAGGCCTGATGTATGGAGGCCTGGGTTTTCTGGCTGGTTTCGGCTCGTTTTTCCTGATCTGGATGGCGGGCAGCGGCGCTGCGGGAGATGTCAAAATGATGGGGGCCTTATCGGTCTGGCTGGGTTTTAAAGCAACACTGGCCGTCATGATAGTAGGCACGCTCTTTGTACTGATTGGTTCTTTTGTGATTCTGTTCTGGAGCGTGATTAGACGTGGAGCACGGAAAACAAAAGAAACGTATCTGGCAACGGGCAAGACCTTAAAAGGCAAGAAGAAAAAATATAAAGCGGAAACCATGGAACAAAAACAGAAACGCGGTTTGATGCCGTTTGCCCTTCCCGTGGTCTTGGCAACTTGGAGTGTGACGACCTGGATGGTGATTAAATCAATCGTACTGCAGTAA
- a CDS encoding inositol monophosphatase family protein, with amino-acid sequence MNSTELIDAAETAARLGAKCLLDWIDEFRVSEKGRSDLVTDADFASQTAIVNHISERFPLHHMLGEEGLTHEEGDSDYRWVIDPLDGTSNYVHGFPYYCVSIGLEHQGELILGVVYDPNRDEMFSAFHGEGARLNGEPIETSRIPSLDQAMLVASLPVGTTGQDIAVDRFLRVLPEAQTLQRTGSAALNLCYVSAGRIEGYWSSNLKPWDMAAGVLICREAGGAVTSIENANFSIETPSILATNGTNIHTELQTLLTGPLF; translated from the coding sequence TTGAATTCCACTGAGTTGATTGACGCTGCTGAAACTGCCGCGCGGCTGGGAGCCAAATGCCTGCTGGACTGGATTGACGAGTTTCGCGTTTCTGAAAAAGGAAGATCCGATCTGGTGACGGACGCTGATTTTGCGTCGCAGACCGCAATTGTGAATCACATAAGCGAGCGATTTCCCCTGCATCATATGCTGGGGGAAGAGGGTTTGACGCACGAAGAAGGCGACTCAGATTATCGCTGGGTGATTGATCCTCTGGATGGCACTTCGAATTATGTACATGGCTTCCCTTACTATTGTGTCTCGATCGGTTTAGAGCATCAGGGGGAACTGATACTGGGGGTTGTATACGATCCGAATCGCGATGAGATGTTCTCAGCATTTCACGGAGAAGGCGCACGGTTGAATGGAGAACCAATTGAAACTTCCCGAATTCCGTCTCTTGATCAGGCAATGTTAGTTGCCAGTTTACCCGTTGGTACAACAGGTCAGGATATCGCCGTAGATCGATTCTTACGCGTTTTGCCCGAAGCACAAACATTGCAGCGCACCGGGTCGGCAGCGCTCAATTTATGTTATGTCTCAGCAGGGCGGATTGAAGGATATTGGTCCAGCAATTTAAAACCCTGGGATATGGCAGCTGGCGTACTGATTTGTAGAGAAGCGGGAGGCGCGGTGACCTCCATCGAAAATGCTAATTTTTCAATTGAAACGCCCAGTATTTTGGCGACTAATGGAACAAATATTCATACAGAATTGCAAACATTATTAACCGGACCGCTTTTTTAG
- a CDS encoding PDZ domain-containing protein: MTYIRNIYILIIALCLTGISVTQAQPPASDLESLEERAFKQAAAFVNPSIVRIETVGGQERVGKILTGTGPTSGVIVSRDGLIISSAFNFIGKPSSILVTLPDGRRFPAQVVATDHLKMLTLLKIEAQNLPVPLAVPENELQVGMWSIALGRTFDLDQPSISVGIVSALERIWGKAIQTDAKISPINYGGPLVDINGRLMGILVPLSPGATGETAGVEWYDSGIGFAIPMYDVLKIIPRLNTGKDLHPGLLGITMTGKGDLSSNMKLDRVRYGSPAQVAGVKTGDTLTRLDGKPVNMHSQVKQVLMSKYAGEAVSLTVTREGAKEPLTFKTTLVEKLVPFESGFLGVLPQRESKTETKPGVGVRFVFSKSAAANAGLKPKDRILEFNKQKVASAEALALMVNHLRPGETATLLVSRDQKPLTVNVKLQATPNIVESSLPSQARPSRTAEENEQDKIKVGHFKDQLPGHEQSFWAYVPENYDPSYKYGLMVWIHPPGNTMESTVFKEWKSICEQRGIILVGPAAQDVIRWNRDEAEFVKEVVESMQTRYAIDAKRIFLVSHANGAEFVFQLAFKYRDLFRGVAVSDASLQDRPPETDPDYPLSLYFVLNANNPLNQLLQPRIEAIRKMNYPTVFQLLKDDRQAGQYLKQPQLEEIGRWADSLDRI; this comes from the coding sequence ATGACATACATTCGAAACATCTACATTCTTATTATTGCGTTGTGCCTGACTGGCATTTCTGTTACACAGGCTCAGCCACCAGCCTCTGATCTGGAATCACTGGAAGAACGCGCCTTCAAACAGGCGGCTGCCTTTGTAAACCCATCCATTGTCAGAATAGAAACGGTGGGTGGTCAGGAACGAGTCGGAAAAATATTAACCGGCACCGGACCAACATCGGGCGTGATTGTCAGTCGCGATGGGCTGATCATTTCCAGCGCATTCAATTTCATTGGAAAACCATCTTCAATCCTGGTGACATTACCCGATGGGCGTCGTTTTCCGGCACAGGTCGTTGCCACCGACCATTTGAAGATGTTGACCCTGTTAAAAATCGAGGCACAAAACCTGCCGGTGCCTTTAGCCGTCCCGGAAAATGAACTTCAGGTAGGGATGTGGTCCATTGCACTGGGACGAACATTCGATCTGGATCAGCCCAGTATTTCTGTCGGCATTGTTAGTGCCCTGGAGAGAATCTGGGGAAAAGCCATTCAAACAGACGCCAAGATTTCCCCCATCAATTATGGCGGTCCTTTGGTAGATATTAACGGCCGCTTGATGGGGATTCTGGTCCCACTCTCGCCGGGTGCCACGGGAGAAACTGCTGGCGTGGAGTGGTATGACTCAGGAATTGGTTTTGCGATTCCCATGTATGATGTATTGAAAATCATTCCCCGCCTGAATACCGGCAAAGATCTTCATCCGGGATTATTAGGCATCACAATGACTGGAAAAGGCGACCTGTCGAGCAACATGAAACTAGATCGGGTACGCTATGGAAGCCCGGCTCAAGTTGCAGGGGTCAAGACAGGAGATACTCTAACCAGACTGGATGGTAAACCGGTCAACATGCACTCACAGGTCAAACAGGTTCTAATGAGCAAGTACGCTGGTGAAGCAGTCAGCCTGACCGTAACCAGAGAGGGTGCTAAGGAGCCGTTGACGTTTAAAACCACGCTGGTAGAAAAACTGGTTCCATTTGAGTCGGGTTTTCTCGGGGTCCTACCACAACGTGAATCAAAAACAGAAACAAAGCCGGGAGTGGGTGTGCGTTTTGTCTTTTCCAAATCAGCGGCTGCTAACGCAGGCTTAAAACCCAAAGACCGAATATTGGAGTTCAATAAACAAAAAGTGGCATCTGCGGAAGCGCTAGCATTAATGGTAAACCACCTGCGCCCCGGCGAAACTGCCACCCTGCTGGTTTCCCGAGATCAGAAACCGTTAACCGTCAATGTCAAATTACAGGCAACACCAAACATAGTAGAATCCTCTTTACCAAGCCAGGCGCGACCATCCCGAACTGCTGAAGAAAACGAACAGGACAAGATCAAAGTCGGACACTTTAAAGATCAACTTCCCGGTCATGAGCAGAGCTTCTGGGCATACGTTCCAGAAAATTACGATCCCAGTTATAAATATGGATTGATGGTCTGGATCCATCCTCCGGGGAACACAATGGAGTCCACAGTATTCAAGGAATGGAAGAGTATCTGCGAACAACGTGGCATTATTCTTGTAGGACCTGCCGCACAAGATGTCATTCGCTGGAATCGGGATGAAGCAGAATTTGTCAAAGAAGTAGTCGAATCAATGCAAACAAGATATGCAATTGATGCCAAACGTATTTTTCTTGTCAGCCATGCGAACGGTGCAGAGTTCGTATTTCAACTGGCGTTTAAATATCGAGACTTGTTTCGCGGTGTCGCCGTTTCCGATGCTTCCCTGCAAGACAGGCCACCAGAGACAGACCCTGATTATCCGCTCAGCCTGTACTTTGTTCTGAATGCCAATAACCCACTGAATCAGTTATTGCAGCCCCGAATCGAGGCGATTCGAAAAATGAATTACCCAACCGTGTTCCAGCTTCTTAAGGACGATAGACAAGCCGGGCAATATCTGAAGCAGCCGCAGTTAGAAGAAATAGGGCGTTGGGCGGACAGTCTAGATCGAATTTAG
- a CDS encoding S1C family serine protease: MIKQKTVKSVLVYLCLVGSVLAVPLTSQASSQSTIKYALPRIVKIFGAGGVKNLYGYSTGFLVSPEGHIATIWSPVLDTDRLSVVLHDGRKFEAEVLGAEPHLDLAIIKLKSERELNLPCFHYREKTIAGPGTRILGFSNMFRVATGDEPVSVLHGVIEARTDLPRRRGAFELSYSGDVYVVDAITNNPGAAGGAILTYDGKLLGMIGKQVRNAKTNTWVNYSLPIDVLSKSIEQIITGKFDSSEEKKEPETTPERYRPVDFGLIMVPDVLYRTPAYIDSVLPDSLVAKAGLQPNDLVVFVNDELIKSCKTLKTELGKLETGDLLRLVVRRNNQLVSVEFQVPPEKK; encoded by the coding sequence GTGATTAAACAAAAAACCGTAAAGTCCGTTCTCGTTTACTTGTGCCTGGTTGGTTCCGTGTTGGCGGTCCCTTTAACTTCCCAGGCCTCGTCTCAGTCAACGATCAAGTATGCCCTGCCCCGCATAGTCAAGATCTTTGGTGCAGGTGGCGTAAAAAATCTATATGGTTACAGTACAGGCTTTCTCGTCTCACCCGAAGGACACATCGCCACAATCTGGAGTCCGGTACTTGATACAGATCGTTTATCTGTTGTACTTCACGATGGACGAAAATTTGAAGCTGAAGTCTTGGGAGCCGAGCCACATCTGGACCTGGCCATCATCAAATTAAAATCGGAACGTGAACTCAATCTCCCCTGTTTCCATTATCGTGAAAAAACCATCGCTGGTCCCGGTACTCGCATCTTGGGGTTCAGCAATATGTTTCGTGTTGCGACCGGGGATGAACCGGTTTCAGTTCTGCACGGCGTGATTGAAGCCCGCACCGATTTACCCCGGAGACGGGGTGCGTTTGAGCTTTCTTACTCGGGAGACGTGTATGTTGTCGATGCGATTACCAACAACCCGGGTGCCGCCGGGGGAGCCATTTTAACGTATGATGGCAAACTCCTGGGAATGATCGGAAAACAGGTCCGCAACGCAAAAACCAATACCTGGGTCAACTATTCCCTGCCGATTGACGTACTCAGCAAAAGCATTGAACAGATTATTACCGGCAAGTTTGATTCCAGTGAAGAGAAAAAAGAGCCGGAAACCACTCCAGAACGTTATCGCCCCGTTGATTTTGGCCTGATCATGGTGCCGGACGTTCTGTATCGAACTCCCGCATATATCGATAGCGTTCTGCCTGATTCCTTAGTTGCCAAAGCTGGTCTACAACCGAATGACCTGGTGGTATTTGTAAACGATGAACTGATTAAATCCTGCAAGACACTCAAAACGGAACTGGGAAAACTTGAGACAGGCGACTTGCTGCGTCTGGTAGTACGCCGGAACAATCAACTGGTGTCCGTGGAATTCCAGGTCCCTCCCGAAAAGAAATAA
- a CDS encoding S1C family serine protease, which translates to MQKNVFCATLIISMLLIVPAFAEVSSVDPAVLAAQKQRIDVIKAVSPSVVAIFGAEGAGGGSGVLVTQDGYALTNFHVVSGAGNFMKCGLNDGKLYDAVIVSIDPTGDVALIKLLGRTDFPVAKLGNSDTVQVGDWAYAMGNPFLLATDFQPTITYGIVSGVHRYQYPAGTFLEYTDCIQVDSSINPGNSGGPLFNDRGELIGINGRGSFEKRGRVNSGAGYAISINQIKHFWDHLKSGRIVDHASLGATVTTSLDSTIDVAEILEDSDAYRKGLRLGDEIVSFAGRPIRSVNQFKNILGIYPAGWTLPLVYRRDEKKHTIYVRLQALHTAAELQEQAGQKKKPPVKPSRPGEEKPPQMPNPHAKPEPAPPEQYKHLYIPKTGFTNYYFNQQQQDRLLQALNTTSNFSDRKGTWSLTGKQEDGSEFTLTLADKGVGFEAGNDIFLQSLETGTFVDEPPGTGGLLAALHHFRLLLSGQSDRFTDFYYLGSELLDGKNELVDVLVATQTGTISRWYFNKADLSLRGFDFYLTENSEVCSIRFEQFQTLNGQKFPGELDILYGNRPVMKLKVERLKLETLDTPKK; encoded by the coding sequence ATGCAGAAAAATGTATTCTGTGCCACGCTTATTATCAGCATGCTTCTGATCGTACCTGCCTTTGCAGAAGTTTCGTCAGTTGATCCGGCTGTTTTAGCAGCGCAAAAACAACGCATCGATGTCATCAAAGCAGTCTCCCCTTCAGTCGTCGCGATCTTTGGGGCTGAGGGCGCGGGAGGTGGCTCAGGCGTTCTGGTGACGCAGGACGGCTATGCGTTGACCAACTTCCATGTTGTTTCGGGTGCAGGCAACTTCATGAAATGTGGGCTGAATGATGGCAAACTTTATGACGCTGTGATTGTCAGCATTGACCCTACTGGCGATGTGGCACTGATCAAGTTGCTCGGGCGAACCGATTTTCCCGTCGCCAAGCTAGGCAACAGCGACACGGTTCAAGTGGGTGACTGGGCCTATGCAATGGGAAATCCTTTTCTATTAGCCACCGATTTTCAGCCGACGATTACTTACGGAATCGTCAGCGGGGTACACCGTTATCAATATCCTGCAGGAACGTTTCTCGAATATACCGACTGTATTCAGGTCGACTCTTCAATTAATCCGGGTAATTCGGGAGGTCCTCTGTTCAACGACCGCGGAGAACTGATCGGTATCAATGGTCGTGGTTCGTTTGAAAAAAGAGGCCGCGTCAATTCGGGCGCAGGTTACGCTATCTCCATCAATCAGATTAAACACTTCTGGGATCACTTAAAAAGCGGGCGAATTGTTGACCACGCTTCCCTCGGTGCAACTGTGACGACCAGCCTTGACTCCACAATTGACGTCGCCGAAATACTGGAAGATTCAGACGCGTATCGGAAAGGACTGCGTCTCGGTGATGAAATCGTTTCTTTTGCAGGCAGACCGATCCGGAGTGTAAACCAGTTTAAAAACATTCTCGGTATTTATCCCGCGGGCTGGACTCTGCCACTCGTGTATCGACGGGATGAGAAAAAGCACACCATCTATGTACGTTTGCAGGCATTGCATACTGCAGCGGAATTACAGGAACAGGCTGGGCAAAAGAAAAAACCTCCTGTCAAACCTTCACGACCGGGCGAAGAAAAGCCTCCCCAGATGCCAAATCCTCACGCCAAACCAGAACCCGCGCCACCAGAACAGTACAAGCACCTTTACATTCCTAAAACCGGATTTACGAATTACTACTTTAATCAGCAACAACAGGATCGGTTACTGCAAGCTTTAAATACAACCAGCAATTTTTCGGACCGTAAAGGGACCTGGTCACTGACCGGAAAACAGGAAGACGGCAGTGAATTCACACTCACGCTGGCCGACAAAGGTGTGGGATTTGAAGCTGGCAACGATATCTTTCTGCAATCGCTGGAGACGGGAACCTTCGTGGATGAGCCACCGGGAACAGGTGGATTACTCGCAGCATTACACCACTTCCGTTTACTGCTGTCTGGACAGAGTGATCGCTTTACCGACTTTTATTACCTGGGCAGCGAACTCCTGGATGGAAAAAATGAATTGGTTGATGTACTGGTTGCGACGCAGACCGGAACGATTTCCCGTTGGTACTTTAATAAAGCAGATCTGTCTCTACGAGGGTTTGATTTTTATCTCACCGAAAATTCGGAGGTGTGCTCAATTCGCTTCGAACAGTTCCAAACTCTCAACGGACAAAAATTTCCGGGAGAACTTGATATACTCTACGGAAATCGACCTGTGATGAAATTAAAAGTTGAACGTCTCAAGTTAGAAACATTGGATACTCCCAAGAAATAG
- a CDS encoding NPCBM/NEW2 domain-containing protein, whose amino-acid sequence MHSLFCVSMTMLLAVSPEVEMTSLSGTSVSGNLQSLNKAVIGLKQGETAKEHPLAETLNVRFPKNRYQRSLETPLTIRLTDGSKFPVQTLQSNERQIKVSGDQTGTLLLPTNQVTSIRFGTLNSNISASWDKLLNNKSNKDLLVVQKENVLDFIDGVVGSITDDKIQFFTGDDEVAVNRKRVFGIIYFRQPTSDASPFCSIRLTNGGLINASAISYSGAEFNATLQSGTRAQFAPQSIANLDFSQGKVRYLSDLEPRKIEYTPFFDTVWKYRKDKHRDGGPLRLDGKEYARGLYIHSKTLLQYRIKEEYRNFRAIMGIDDSVPGIGFVYVEIKGNGRTLYSGNVRSADAPIELDLDVRGVRDLEILVDFGDNLEICDHLDLCEARLIK is encoded by the coding sequence ATGCATTCCCTGTTTTGTGTTTCAATGACGATGCTGCTGGCGGTTTCACCAGAAGTCGAAATGACTTCACTCAGTGGAACGTCCGTTTCAGGAAACCTGCAGTCATTGAATAAAGCTGTGATCGGCCTCAAACAAGGTGAAACAGCTAAAGAACACCCACTCGCAGAAACCTTGAATGTACGTTTTCCCAAAAACCGGTATCAGCGCAGCCTGGAAACCCCATTAACAATTCGCTTAACCGATGGATCAAAATTCCCCGTTCAAACGCTGCAGAGCAACGAACGGCAGATCAAAGTCAGTGGAGATCAGACCGGCACACTTCTCCTGCCGACGAATCAGGTCACTTCAATCCGCTTTGGAACATTGAATTCCAATATCAGTGCCTCTTGGGATAAACTCCTGAACAACAAGAGCAACAAAGATCTGCTCGTCGTACAGAAGGAGAATGTTCTTGATTTTATTGATGGTGTCGTCGGTTCCATTACCGATGATAAGATTCAGTTTTTCACTGGCGACGATGAAGTTGCCGTGAATCGCAAGCGTGTCTTCGGCATCATTTATTTTCGACAACCAACATCGGATGCGTCCCCCTTCTGTTCTATCCGTCTGACCAACGGCGGGCTGATTAATGCTTCTGCGATCAGCTACTCGGGAGCCGAATTCAATGCCACACTGCAAAGCGGTACACGAGCCCAATTTGCTCCTCAATCGATTGCAAACCTGGACTTCAGCCAAGGCAAAGTTCGGTATCTTTCCGACCTGGAACCGCGAAAGATCGAGTACACGCCCTTCTTTGACACCGTGTGGAAGTACCGCAAAGATAAACATCGTGATGGTGGTCCACTCCGACTGGACGGTAAAGAATATGCACGCGGACTTTACATTCACTCTAAAACGCTCCTGCAATATCGAATCAAAGAGGAATACCGAAACTTTCGGGCAATCATGGGGATTGATGATTCTGTTCCCGGCATCGGCTTTGTGTATGTTGAAATTAAAGGTAATGGGCGAACGCTCTATTCTGGAAACGTGCGGAGTGCTGACGCACCGATCGAATTAGACCTCGATGTTCGCGGCGTGCGCGATCTCGAAATCTTAGTGGATTTTGGTGACAACCTGGAGATCTGTGATCATCTCGATCTCTGTGAGGCACGCTTAATTAAGTAA